The DNA sequence CTCTCAAATAAACAAAACTGTTAAATTGCAACTAATGTAAACAGAGCTCAAGCCAAAAGATAATCAACCATTCAGAAGAAGGGTAAAAAGGTTCTCAAATGAATAAACCGACATGACTaatcttcttcctctccttcaTTCTCAGCGATATTGAAGTACCTCAGTTCATAAACGCTTCTATCTTTGTTAGAAGCAATCACTCTGAGCCAGTCACGCACATTGTGCTTCTTCAAATACTTCTTAGTCAAGTACTTGAGGTACCTGGAATCAGTTGAAATGTTAAAAACACACAATATACATATATCCTCTCCAAAACACTGAGTCCTGAAGTGGAATATAGATTAGGGAAAACTCACAAGTAATGTACGCGTCCAATATTACAGTTGAGTCCAAACCCTAATTCGAGGATATATAAgagagtaaaaagaaaaaaaaaaagttaccgTTTAGAGAAGTTGCTGTCGGAAGTAACAATGATTTTGGTCTTCTCGCGTGCGACGGCGACTGTGTCACCGAGAGCACCGGCCTTGCCAGCAACCTTAATCCTCTCTTGAAGGAACTTCTCGAGAGACGCAATGTCCATGATCTTGTCCTCCACTGGCTTTGCACAGTCAATGGTGAATGTCACCCCCTTCTTCTTGCCCTTCGCAGCAGTTACACCTCCTCGACTCATTCTTTTCACTTTCTGTTGTGAAACTCTGAATTCAAAAACGCAAAACTAATTTCTCAAACAAAATCAATTCTTTCTGATACGAAATTGAATTGCACGGAGAAAGAAGGGGAGGGGATTACCTGAAGTTACACCGGAATACCACAACACAGTGTTGTGAAGAGGTGGGCGGCGTTGAGGTGTGATAGATAATTAGGGTTTGGATTGGactttagttttatatattagattagGTAAAATCCGGGGATATGTCATATAGGCCTGAACATGGTAATTTTCTTTAGTGTTAGATATTTTattcacataattaaaatttataaataatttatattttaattaaatattgatgTAATTCTTATCTTAAATGGATCACACTAAATTTAAAGTatgatacaaatttaattttaaattcatgtaaataaacaattaaaagttTAGAATATAAActatcacaaattttaaaataattagaaaacatgttgtatttactatttaaaaatatataaaatcccGTACTTCAAAGAaagtatataaattaatgttatatagtacaaataaattcatattaaatactatattatatatatatataaatatatatatatatatatatatatatatatatatatgtttttgtctctCGAGTgtcagtaaattttgaaattaatcccACCTCGAAAtattataccaatttagtctttcatctttagaaatgtgtagattagtccttcttaccaaattttgttaagtttatttaacatttaaaacacaatttatgataatatttcagttaacattgaagcaaaaatgtgtcaaacggtgtaaacaattcaaatactatcaagAAATACGGTTGAAatgtcatataaacttaacaaaatttggttaaaatgactaaattcaccaatttttaaagatgaatgactaaatttgtcaaaagttttgaaaacggactaattccaaattttactaaaaattaagggagcaaaaacatatttaaccttatatatatatatatatatatatatatatatatacacacgtctataatatttttttttcatacaaaattacagcaaaaaaaatacaaataaagaaaggaaaatatttttagaattgaaGAGACGATATTTTACAATCATGAAAGGTGTGAATTGGTTTTTCAAAAATGTTAGGTTTTTTCTTacactttaaaaattatttttaaaatatcttcaaTCAATGGTGtatataacaataatacatAGTCTTGGACCTTTAGGATTGATAAGACATTAAAAGATGATGAAAGAAAAGCACAAGACACactaaattttatattggtttGATTTAAATGAATCTATATTCAGTCTCTAGTGATCACAActaaaaattctattaaaacATCAAGAGTTAAGAATAAAAACTCCTCCTATGAAATTTTTACACTCTAGATACACACAACCCTGAAAAACCCttcaaaaaattcaaccaaGATAATGCTACATGCAATTATCTATACCTATCACAATCACAGTGACGaacttacaaaaatataatgaaagaaAGATTTGAAACGAATCtatttataaactatttataaactATGTTGAACTTTATATCACAATCCTATGCCAAGCAAAGAAACCTTAGAACCAATTCAATCTTCTTTGAGTCTTGatgaaaacttgaaaaatattgaagaaCAGTGATGAACTCTCCGAGGACCCTCTAGTTTATCTTTCTCTGATCTTTGATATCAAAAACGTTACCTGAAAATTGATCCAAAAGTTTAACTTGTATGCAAGATAGTTGTCTGACAGAATTAATTGATTAGGTTATCTATCCAATGAATTCATTAGTCTTGCAGTATTAATGTTGTTCATCTTCTGGacttaatctaattaattagattaatatCCTAATAAATTACTATGTTTGCATAGTCATAGTATTTTTAGACTTAATCTATTTGAAGAgattaataacctaattaattaatataattacatattcgtaatatattcatattttttttattttctgagcgatcaaatttcataaaagaaaatattatcttttattgtttaatCTCAAATTTCCTTTTAAATGATGTGATTTGTAATATATTTCCATTTCCATACTATACAATTCATTTCGGATTACAAAATTCATATGACTAATATTATCGAAAAAACTTTGTGAACGAGTTAATTTGAAACTTTTCTCAACAAAATCATGAGAGTGAAgtcataacttttaaaattaagttgaaACACCTGCTAACTTACtaacttatttgaaaaatatgtaaGTATTTGTTGCCTCGAGgtaatttaaaatcaatcatagtttatagtttttttcatgtataaaagaaaaataaaatagcttGCTTTGTAGTAAAAGatacatacataaaataatatggtagttaaacattataaatacggtaaaataatattgtattttagtTCTTACTTAAAAtctttatacttttaattaaaatttattcattttgttATTAGTCGGGTGATGTAATTATGTCATCTCTTTctacttattatatatttaaaaatgtaaagtcttgccatttatttgaaataatattataattaacataaaataaaaattgttttcttattaaaatttataacaactCATTatctaacatgttttttttttattggaagcattacgaaaaaaaaaaagaacaaataagatggtTAGACAAAATATCAGTACCTAAATAGTAAAATAGTAGAAAaggtataatttttaaaaatattcattacaaatagaaactcaattaaaataattaaatttatgaaaaattgaaatatttattaaattatataaatataaatatttatgcaTAAATCATTCCGGGGTCAAATATTATGGTTAAGTATGATAGGAGGAGACAAAATATAAGTACATATGcccttaaaatataaaatattcatgATATAAGAGAAACACTTTCAATATAGTATAGTAATATATACTAATATTGTGtccattaaaatattaattatattttcttataaaatacaAAGATCATACATATTAAAACAAATCATGTGAAAAATTTAATGTCAAAATAACATACTTTCTTATTATAATTGCATGAttctcaaaataaaatgttaaataataacacaattttgtcaaataaacaattaatatatatatatatatatatatatatatttaattactttttttttcttgtttttgtccAAAAACTTAATCTCTcaactttttttagttttaatttaatctcaatttttaaaaaattgaaataattttgtcCTTCTCATTAAATTGAtgttttatcaaaattaatattataattgtgttAATTACTCAAATAAAGTAATTCTTCTTTGTTAAgaactttaattttgaaaaattctaAATCCGgttttagaaatttaactaaaaagattaaattatattaacttattaacttttaaaaatcgggatcaaattaaaatttaaacaaacaagaaaatcaatttaacaaacaaaaacagaaaccaaaataaaataataattaaaccaatatatatatatatatatatatatatatatatatatatatatatataatcataaacTCAAATATTGAATACTATTATACTCATATCTAATCCATTGGGATATTCCACATTAAAGGAAAAATTCAAACAATACGGGCAAATTTATCCCATGTCTCTATCTAATCTTGAATAAGTAGTTGAACCAGTGTTAATAAggtaataatgataaaataaaataaaaaataatatcatagcttaataataataatactaaaaataatattgccGAATGTCGAAGTTTACAACACTAATATGTTCCATCTTTCTTTCTGCAGCCAAGTGCTCTAATCCTATAAATATAGGATTACTGTGAACTGACAAAAATTGCTAGCAAATGTGTGAAGATACTAGCACTATAAGCAATCCATTCTACAAGGAAGAAAATACATTCACTCTGCCGCAAGCATGTTTAACATTTCAATTTAAAGTAGTATGTTATTTTGAGAAAGAATGAAGTATAAGTCCAATTGCAAATTTTGCAATAATGATTAAGATATGAGTAGTACTAGTACTAGGAGTCTGAGGTTACTCTGGTTGCGTTAATATCTCCCCAAGTTCTTTAGAAAGTCTTTGTTCCTTTCTTAACATCATAATATTCTACCAGCGCAGCACCGACTAATGCTCCCAGTGTAAGTGCCTGTGCGTGCAACCTGAGATTAGACAGCACACAAACATTAGAAACAAGCATAAGCTAGAAATTATGCAAGATGTCGCAATGCAggttcaaactttaaaaaagaaaaaattcaaaccGACTAAAATTGTACAGTAAAATTTGCAACAACACTAATAAGCAAGAACTGAACCCAATACATCAATCACATAGATAGAACTATCGCCTGTTCATCTTTTCAGGTCCCAGGTCCCTCAAATTGAACGATGACAACTCAAACAATAACAAGCAATAATCATATAACCATGTAAAATGAGTTAAATGGATTGCACAGTGCCACTggatttaaataaaactaaattgtcGAGGATATTATTCCACATCTTCCTCTTAACAATTTCATGTAATATACTTCTCATCTCAGTCTCCCTTTACCCTTTTCACAGGAATAAAAACCTTCACAAAATGGATATTGATAAGTTTCTTTAAAAAGGAAggacattattaaaaaatttaaagagtGGGACGAGATTGAAACCGACCCAATAGGAccaaattaaactaattaaagaCTCAAAACCGAAACCTGGTGTTAACATATCTTTGTAGGAAAATACTTAGTCACACGTCCAAGACATTtcttgatatttaaaaatgttgttgACATTTTCATCAACTCCAGTAAAAGATAAATAACTTTTGTTGTAGACTTTTCTAGTATAAATCCCAATCAATTCTCTACGAGATGTCATTTTTCCAATAATTTCCTAGTGCAGCTCatatattcatcaataattCACACAAATCTTAAAgccaacaaattttattatacatCATCCTCTTAACGGCCTGAGACCTCTCGAACTCAAATTTTGCAACTGTAATTCTTACTCTTGGTTGAAGGCTTTTATGCTGAACTGTATGCCATCACATAATTGATGAGACAACGAACAAGggagaaaaagatgaaaacaaaCTTGATTTCACCTTAGAGACAGTAGAGTAATTGCAAATGGAAAAGCATATGTTTATACCACATGTACTACGAGAAAAGATGCAGATCCATTGGAAAAAGTAGTCAATAAACACTACATATTGCTCAAGACAAAAACTCCAATGTATCGTTGTTACATATTACAACACCTTGAAGGCCGATGCTGCACATCAAtgatttaattcaatattttgtaTTCCCATCTTTGTTTTCATCTATGTATCATGTATGTGTCAAGAATAAACTAGATAGGTACAGAAGAAGGATTTTTTATGTCAAATGGAGAGGTTTCAATCATGCTCTTATAGAAACCTAAGGCTGGAACAAtgtaaatatctttttttataagGGTTGAagcatccaagtgctccaatatatatagtaaaataatagttaatgcTTCGTATAGTCATCCTAAAGACTGAAATAAAATGGCCTGTATGTCGATCTTAAAGCTGATTGACATGATTAACTTCTTGGAGAAATGAAATTGGCATCATATcaaaatggaaaaaagaaaaaaggcagCGATATGAAAAAAATCGATAAACGCAAACTTCAAGCATACATTATCAGCCAAAATAGTGTTGCATAAATACTAGTTTTGAAGCTAAATTTAATCACAAATGATAAAGGAGTTGAATTTGATTCAATTCCTAGGCTATATTAGGATAGATGAGAAGGAATTGAATGACACACCGTCCTTTGTAAAAAATACATTCAATTCCATTCTTAAGGCCCCAATTTACACACCAGTTGAAAATGGTGGAAACAGAATATAAGTGTCAACAAAAGGCCTCGATGAAACAAACCACAGTAGCAAAAAATCAAAGCAATCGTATCATTCAGTTGACACCAGACAAACTAATGGCTTACAGTATAAACACAGAACCACATCAAAATCACAAACACTTTTCCTCGGATTGCACAGTTTCCTTTGCATGACGCATCCAGTTAATCATATACAATCAACAAGTCAATAAAACACGAACAGAATTGTAACCAACCTTGCGTGAATGATCTTCACACTGGGTTTCATGTTGGGTCGAGACCAGTTGTACGCAATTGACCCCGTGATACCGCTGAGCCACAGACACCCTGATCCGAACACAATCCGCCAAACCACAAAGATCGAAATCATTAAACCAAAATATCCATCGATGTCAcaataaacagaaaaaaaaaatggcataGCGATGTGCAACAAAAGAATCTAACGGAACGAACAAATAGGGGAATTGAAAAATTTACCAACAGCTCGAAGCTTGTGCTCGACGACCCATTTCCTCAAGGATTCGACTTGACTCTTAGCTTCCGACATTGTCGcgtgagagagaaagagggatGAAAGGGTACGAAAGGTCAGGGGAATGAAATTTCAGAACGGAACGAAAGGAATGAAAGGGTACGCCCAAAGGTTCTACCTTATATAGGATACTCAAAATTtggtgagagaaaaaaaattaaaaaaaaagaaaaagaaataagaagcGAATATAAACTAAAACTCGTAATTTTCAAACGTGAGACTGCGAATTCGAACGGCCAGAAAAGCGCGTTGAAAGTACTTTCTGACGCTCGTGTGTCTGTGGTGCAATCTGGTATTGTCTTCGCCCACTGTATTCGCGATACCAACCTTTCTGGTTCAAACTTCGAAGAACCGAACcacaaattaaacttttataagcTCAAGTATAATGATAATGACATCATTTAGTGAAACATCAACAAAATTCTTTATTCAGTGTTATTAACATCATAAAAAAGTGATGACATTATCGATGATtagaataaaaacattaatgaatatataaggatttaagtaaattttctttatttgttgaaactaaaataataaaaaatgacacATTTTGAGAATTGAAGTTTAAACAAGATATTTACACggaatagaataaaaaataacacatgtTTTGAAAACTAAGAAGTAAAGAATAATGTAGTATTgagatatttacaaaatatatataattactataTTAAAATCGATTGATTGTTATgagatattttaacattttaacatatatattataacttagtaatcttttcaaaacattttaaatcGGTTACTTTTTATAAGATCAATTATGTTTTGTCTCTATTTCTAATTTTGATTATGTTATCTTCTCTTATTTAAGAAATACATGATGTAATTCTTCCGATtcaataatgttaattattttttttacgtgataaataacaaatgttatttttttatgtgataaatGACAAATTATGATAATTTCAACATATAATGTTACTAGAGAAAGAGAATGAACTCATTCTATTTTCATGAGTTTATGATAAAGGTATgtagtttattattttcaattaaattgataaaaataagtttgtatgcaataaatttacatttacaatttttaattattcttatattattttaaaaaaatgaaatttgaataatttaacctcataaaataaattagtttacaggataatttttttatttatatactatataatgtgatctcatttttaattgatattcatttttAGTTGATATGTTGCAAATCTttacttgatattttttaaatcaaatttaaaaaaaaaaatcagttctataaatactttttatattaagataaaatatgtttagttattaattagggtttcaatgaaaataaaaatatatttaattatttaagaaatcaaaataaaaatattacaaataataaactCTTCATACAAAATGTctcttatattttcaaaaatcctAACTTCATGAGcttcaacaaaatataattatatttaatagtgactaaattgaatctgAGAGCACTGTTGGTAAACAAGTTTGGTATACAGGTTAAAACGTAT is a window from the Vigna unguiculata cultivar IT97K-499-35 chromosome 7, ASM411807v1, whole genome shotgun sequence genome containing:
- the LOC114190256 gene encoding 60S ribosomal protein L22-2-like, yielding MSRGGVTAAKGKKKGVTFTIDCAKPVEDKIMDIASLEKFLQERIKVAGKAGALGDTVAVAREKTKIIVTSDSNFSKRYLKYLTKKYLKKHNVRDWLRVIASNKDRSVYELRYFNIAENEGEEED
- the LOC114192799 gene encoding uncharacterized protein LOC114192799, with the protein product MSEAKSQVESLRKWVVEHKLRAVGCLWLSGITGSIAYNWSRPNMKPSVKIIHARLHAQALTLGALVGAALVEYYDVKKGTKTF